From Thermomonas sp. XSG, one genomic window encodes:
- the rne gene encoding ribonuclease E, producing MKRMLINATQAEELRVAIVDGQNLYDIDIEQPSRDNKKSNIYKGRITRLEPSLEAAFVEYGGERHGFLPLKEISRDYFQAGVDHNKAGIKELLREGQEVVVQVDKEERGNKGAALTTFISLAGRYMVLMPNSPTAGGVSRRIEGDDRAELKRAMDSLDIPDEMGVIIRTAGVGRDAEELQWDLDYLLSIWRAIAEAALSKPAPFLIYQESRLIVRALRDYMRSDIGEILVDTPEMYAEALEFVEQVMPHNKRKLKHYTDDVPLFNRFQIESQIENAYERTIRLPSGGALVIDQTEALTAIDVNSARATKGGDIEETAFNTNLEAAEEVARQLRLRDLGGLVVIDFIDMSSNKHQRDVENKLQNALKYDRARVQIGRISRFGLLEMSRQRLRPSLGEASQIVCPRCEGHGRMRSIESLSLSIIRVAEEHAMKDNTGQVLVQAPVEIANFLLNEKRSALREIEQRHDAPIVIVADEQLHSPHYEVTRIRDNEMGEETTKPSYQRGTPRKLNTIALTKAQLNIPPPAVTKVQPAQPAPLRDPKPMPQEPQQAPTPAFAQAAQPTAHAAPATGGVIGWLRGLFGAAPAAPVAAPARGEGNGRRDERGNRRNERDGRGNRDGRREDGRRDESRRDDNRQRDNRGEGQKQQQKQKQQPQQKQDRPQQQAQPKQERLPQQQKAQEKTQQPQQQKQPRPPKQERPATETVQPAEAAAAAATTAATMIATNDGAVAQSVATAPSAAPVEVVQSLEAARLEATGDIAPVAGDEANTGEGGGKRRRGRRGGRRRRRGNGDAAGADEATLDQDDVLDEVVGADTNQPEFDFDDIETPAPAVSAVAADPAPLRHGEQAAAKTGAPAPQPAAAAIAAVAAAAPELSPAPATADVVAPVAPVADAEADSLPPADAVSATASVDLDVEVEAERTAAASDAMAATSTPASAATAQAADASPAEVAVAQAGIAAAQPDLIPQAAPSTATEAAPAVDPIAAATPSPAAAPAPDATTRGLFESLPEVEPAAPEAQVAATEAAEKDADEPRHNA from the coding sequence ATGAAGCGAATGCTCATCAACGCCACGCAGGCGGAAGAACTGCGGGTCGCCATCGTCGACGGACAGAACCTGTACGACATCGACATCGAACAGCCGTCCCGCGACAACAAGAAGTCCAACATCTACAAGGGCCGTATCACCCGGCTCGAGCCGTCCCTCGAAGCCGCCTTCGTCGAATACGGCGGCGAGCGCCACGGCTTCCTGCCGCTGAAGGAAATCTCCCGCGACTATTTCCAGGCGGGCGTGGACCACAACAAGGCCGGCATCAAGGAGCTCCTGCGCGAAGGCCAGGAAGTGGTTGTGCAGGTGGACAAGGAAGAGCGTGGCAACAAGGGCGCGGCCCTGACCACGTTCATCTCGCTTGCCGGCCGCTACATGGTGCTGATGCCGAACTCGCCGACCGCTGGCGGCGTCTCGCGCCGGATCGAGGGCGACGATCGCGCCGAACTGAAGCGCGCGATGGATTCGCTGGACATCCCCGACGAGATGGGCGTGATCATCCGCACCGCCGGCGTGGGCCGCGACGCGGAAGAGCTGCAGTGGGACCTGGATTACCTGCTGAGCATCTGGCGCGCGATCGCCGAGGCCGCGCTGAGCAAGCCGGCGCCGTTCCTGATCTACCAGGAGTCGCGCCTGATCGTGCGCGCCCTGCGTGATTACATGCGCAGCGACATCGGCGAGATCCTGGTCGACACCCCGGAGATGTACGCCGAGGCGCTGGAGTTCGTCGAACAGGTGATGCCGCACAACAAGCGCAAGCTCAAGCACTACACCGACGACGTGCCGCTGTTCAACCGCTTCCAGATCGAATCGCAGATCGAGAACGCCTACGAGCGCACCATCCGCCTGCCCTCCGGCGGCGCGCTGGTGATCGACCAGACCGAGGCGCTGACCGCGATCGACGTCAACTCCGCGCGCGCCACCAAGGGCGGCGACATCGAGGAAACCGCGTTCAACACCAACCTGGAGGCGGCCGAGGAAGTGGCCCGCCAGCTGCGCCTGCGCGACCTCGGCGGCCTGGTGGTGATCGACTTCATCGACATGTCGTCCAACAAGCACCAGCGCGACGTCGAGAACAAGCTGCAGAACGCACTCAAGTACGACCGCGCGCGCGTGCAGATCGGCCGCATCAGCCGCTTCGGCCTGCTGGAGATGAGCCGCCAGCGCCTGCGCCCGTCGCTGGGCGAAGCCAGCCAGATCGTCTGCCCGCGCTGCGAGGGCCATGGCCGCATGCGCAGCATCGAATCACTGAGCCTGTCGATCATCCGCGTCGCCGAGGAGCACGCGATGAAGGACAACACCGGCCAGGTGCTGGTGCAGGCGCCGGTGGAGATCGCCAACTTCCTGCTCAACGAGAAGCGCAGCGCGCTGCGCGAGATCGAGCAGCGCCACGACGCCCCCATCGTGATCGTGGCCGACGAGCAGCTGCACTCGCCGCACTACGAAGTCACCCGCATCCGCGACAACGAAATGGGCGAGGAAACCACCAAGCCCAGCTACCAGCGCGGCACCCCGCGCAAGCTGAACACCATCGCGCTGACCAAGGCCCAGCTCAACATCCCGCCGCCGGCCGTCACCAAGGTGCAGCCGGCCCAGCCGGCACCGCTGCGCGACCCCAAGCCGATGCCGCAGGAGCCGCAACAGGCGCCCACCCCGGCCTTTGCCCAGGCAGCCCAGCCCACCGCACATGCTGCGCCCGCCACCGGCGGCGTGATCGGCTGGCTGCGTGGGCTATTCGGAGCGGCCCCGGCCGCCCCCGTTGCGGCCCCCGCGCGCGGCGAAGGCAATGGCCGCCGCGACGAGCGTGGCAACCGTCGCAACGAGCGCGACGGCCGCGGCAACCGCGACGGACGCCGCGAGGACGGCCGCCGCGACGAAAGTCGGCGTGACGACAATCGCCAGCGCGACAACCGCGGCGAAGGCCAGAAGCAGCAGCAAAAGCAGAAGCAGCAGCCGCAGCAGAAGCAGGACAGGCCACAACAGCAGGCCCAGCCGAAGCAGGAGCGCCTGCCGCAGCAACAGAAGGCGCAGGAAAAGACGCAGCAGCCGCAGCAGCAGAAGCAGCCGCGCCCGCCGAAGCAGGAGCGCCCGGCCACCGAAACGGTACAGCCGGCGGAAGCCGCGGCAGCGGCTGCCACCACCGCTGCGACCATGATCGCAACCAATGACGGCGCCGTTGCCCAGTCGGTTGCAACGGCACCATCGGCGGCCCCGGTTGAAGTCGTTCAATCGCTCGAAGCAGCGCGGCTGGAAGCCACCGGTGACATTGCGCCTGTCGCGGGGGATGAGGCCAATACGGGCGAAGGTGGCGGCAAGCGCCGTCGCGGCCGTCGCGGTGGCCGTCGCCGCCGTCGTGGCAACGGTGATGCAGCCGGTGCCGACGAGGCCACGCTGGACCAGGACGATGTGCTGGACGAAGTGGTCGGCGCCGACACCAACCAGCCGGAGTTCGACTTCGACGACATCGAGACCCCGGCCCCGGCCGTCTCCGCAGTTGCGGCCGATCCTGCCCCGCTGCGCCACGGCGAGCAGGCCGCTGCGAAGACCGGAGCACCGGCACCGCAGCCGGCAGCGGCAGCGATCGCAGCCGTTGCGGCCGCCGCACCCGAACTGTCTCCGGCACCGGCGACCGCGGATGTCGTCGCGCCTGTCGCACCGGTGGCGGATGCCGAAGCCGACTCTCTGCCCCCGGCGGACGCGGTGAGCGCAACCGCCTCGGTGGACCTCGACGTTGAAGTTGAGGCTGAGCGCACCGCAGCTGCCAGCGATGCAATGGCTGCGACCTCGACTCCCGCCTCGGCCGCCACGGCGCAGGCCGCGGACGCCAGCCCGGCGGAAGTGGCCGTTGCGCAGGCCGGCATTGCCGCCGCCCAGCCGGATCTCATTCCGCAGGCAGCGCCTTCGACCGCGACGGAAGCGGCGCCGGCCGTTGATCCGATCGCAGCCGCCACGCCGTCACCGGCGGCCGCGCCTGCCCCTGATGCCACCACGCGCGGGCTGTTCGAATCGCTGCCGGAGGTCGAGCCGGCCGCACCGGAAGCGCAGGTTGCCGCGACGGAAGCCGCGGAGAAGGATGCGGACGAGCCGCGTCACAACGCCTGA
- a CDS encoding response regulator transcription factor — translation MGIRVFIVDDHALVRAGFRLVLGAEGDIEVVGEADSAESALPQIRKLKPDVVLCDLHLPGLSGLELTERIVRGDYGTRVIAVSVLEDGPMPRRLLEAGAFGYVGKASDASELLRAVRDVARGRKFLASSIAQGLALAGLHGETASPFDTLTPRELEVALLLNQGLRQEAIARQLSLSAKTVNTHKTRLFEKLGIHDNIALARLVGQYGLVDPAQAVH, via the coding sequence ATGGGGATCAGGGTATTCATCGTTGACGACCACGCGCTGGTGCGCGCCGGCTTCCGCCTGGTCCTGGGCGCGGAGGGCGACATCGAGGTGGTCGGGGAAGCCGACAGCGCGGAATCCGCGCTGCCGCAGATCCGCAAGCTCAAGCCGGACGTGGTGCTGTGCGACCTGCACCTGCCTGGCCTCAGCGGGCTGGAACTCACCGAGCGCATCGTCCGTGGCGATTACGGCACGCGCGTCATCGCCGTGTCGGTGCTGGAAGACGGGCCGATGCCACGCCGGCTGCTGGAGGCGGGGGCGTTCGGCTACGTCGGCAAGGCCAGCGACGCGTCCGAGCTGTTGCGCGCGGTGCGCGACGTGGCACGTGGCAGGAAATTCCTGGCCAGCTCGATCGCGCAGGGGCTGGCGCTGGCTGGCCTGCACGGAGAAACCGCCTCGCCGTTCGATACGCTGACGCCGCGCGAACTCGAGGTCGCCCTGCTGCTGAACCAGGGCCTGCGGCAGGAGGCCATCGCGCGCCAGCTCAGCCTGAGCGCCAAGACCGTCAACACCCACAAGACCCGGCTGTTCGAGAAGCTGGGGATCCACGACAACATCGCGCTGGCGCGGCTGGTGGGCCAGTACGGCCTGGTCGATCCTGCGCAGGCGGTGCACTGA